AACTCAAAAGGTTGTTcccaggcttctcgatcatcttgaaacgcctcttaaatcgtgcaaacaaccccatgttgttaccgattaaccaagcagcgagctacccgatatggtcctcgcactgaataactcaaaatgttattcccaggcttctcgatcatctcgaaacgcctcTTAGCAAAACGTGCAAACAATACCATGTTGTTTCCGATTAACTAACAAAGCGCGCTACCATATACGGTCCCCGCTCAAATAACATCGAAGGTTATACTaaggcttctcgagcatctcgaacgcctGAGGAGTCGCACAGCTAAAACAACATCTCGCACACTTTAGCGAGTTGGCTGCGTACCCATAAGGAAGCAATATGATCCTCAAAACGGACTTTCTGGACAAAATCCCGAAACATGTCAAAATTTTCGCACGGAAAATCAGTTGCGGCTTTGGTCGCAGTAATAACAAAGGAAATCAAATTTGCAGTTTTTCATTGCAGACAGTAAACTACAAAAGGTTGGACAAATTGAAAGGAAATCGCTAGTACAACGCAACTTAAACAGATTACGCAAAAGGACAGACACAAAACGCAAAATAGTCCAATCTCCTACGACGATACATTGGCACGATCAGGATTAGGAATGGCCTCAGCATCCATTAAAGCCTGGTGCACTGTCCGCCAATCAGTACATTCATCCGTATTGTGCCCATTCTGCCTATGATACAGACAGGCTTTTCCAACATGCGTCACTCGATGCGCCGGATCTGCCGGAATAAGTCCCAGAAAGCCCTGCCTAGAAAATTCAAGAAAGACAACACTACGAGGCTTCAAAGGATCGACGAACGTCGGTCCATAGGGACGAGTCGGCGAAGTATGGCGTCCAACACGCCGGTTTTCCATTTCAGGAGGAAGATTCATCACCCTGTCGAGCTCATCGGTAAGAAGCCTCCTCACCTATGCAGGATGTGGATTCGTCACGGGCACGACTGTCTCGTCAGGGTTCAGAAAACCAATTCCGTCCTGCGACCAAGCTTTCTTCTCAGTTGAAGATAAGGCACCGACGACCACGTCGCACGAATCTGTCGCAGACCCGGTATAAGGAGCAGAACTCTCACTCTCCCCGTTTCGGCTTCTTCGCGAAACACCCTGATTCATCCACACCGGGGAGGCATATCGCACCTTTCTGTCAAGATCATGATCATCCCTCGGCGGACAATACACATAAGGGTGAGGCATCGCCGAGATCGCTTTCTGCACCTCAAGCACCTTAGCGGAATCCACGACATCCCGAAGCGACATCAGACAAAAATGGGGCTAAACAAGCACCTAAAAATACAAACGAACGAAGCAAGGACACCCCATAAACGAAGAGCACAAACACAAACCaactcctatttatagcaagAATAGACAAGACTTGACAAACACATCAAAGAACCTGAAATCAAATCAACATGCAAAATGATGTTCAAATTTAGCTGCCAAAAGATCCCCAAAGATTCCAACCGTACAAAACATTATTACATCTTTGAATCAAAGAAACAAAAAGAGCATGCTATCTCCATTTACAACTATTTCTTCTTAAAACGACCACAAAACTCTACGGCTTTCGCCTGGGCAGCTTTATCATACACATTCGGAGAGAATATGACCTCCGGAGGAACCTCATACCCGGCAGAATGAGCAGCGGCAATAAGCATCATTcgatccattttgatcagcttcTCCTCGCGCTGTCCCGCGAAGGCACGCAACTCTCTAGCCTCTTTCCGAGCCACCTCAAGTTCTCGCTTGAGTCTCTCATTCTCATCGGACAACGCAACTGCTCGCCTAGCTCTCTCGTCGACCTTCTCCTTAACTCGGTGGGTCCATAAGATGGCCACCTTAAGCAAAACCTTGTAAGAACGGAGCTCCTCAGCATCATGTGCCAACTTCTTCGACAGCTCCACTCGGCCTCCTGTCTCCACTTTGAGCTGCTCGGTCAGCACTGCGATCTCGCCCTCACGGCGCTCCAACAACTCTCCGGCGGTGGCTAACTTCCCATTCACCGTTTCCAGCTCCTTCACAGCATTCCGCAAACCTTGCTCCATGTCCCGAAACAAATTCTCATCATTCACACACATGTCAAATACCGTGTTAGCATTTTGAATGGCCTGCATAAAGATACACAAATCAGGACACGATCATTAGAAACAAACCTGAACGAACATGTCAAGAGAACTTACCACACCAAGCGCCAACAAAGTTTCCACACCGAGGTTCATTTTGGACACACCATCCATTCGGTGAACTTCTCCGGGCACCTTAGCAACACGAGCCATCGCCCGCGCAATGTCCGACGTTGCCATGTCCGAGTGCACCGACAACCCCATCACGTATTCCCGAAACTTGGCAATCTTGATATCCATTCTTTTCATCATCTCTGGGTGATCACCTACCCGATCCATCATCTCCTCTGAAAGCTCGGCCCCGCCGTCAGTACACGCTCACTTAGAGCCGTCGCTTGCCCCAACAGTATCATCGCCAGCACATACTTTCTCGCCTTCAGTTCCGACAACTGACTTACCTTTATCTTTCTTATGCTTCCGGGTAAGCACTCCCTGAATCTGGTTCTCGACCTGTTCCGGTTCAGCAGCTATCACCTCTGCAGCTTCCTTCGCCTCACTTTCTAGCACGGGCATACCTTGCGGTTTGTTACCAGTCACATCAGTATCCTCGTGCGTAGCCAGCACCCCGCCCATGCTCTGAACCACTTGATTCGCATCCTCAAGCGAAGAGAAGGAGGCCAAGGAACCTGATGCACCAGCAAAGGCTTCCTCCGCAGTCTCCAAGCCAACACCAAACTCATTCGGGTCGAAATCCATACTCACGCGAGGATCACCTGGACCTGCATAAGTAGCAACACAATCAATATATTTCAAGAAAACACACGCAACACATGCAAAACAAAACCCACTACCCGGACCCCTCACCTACGACAGCAACATTTACAGTTATCGCCTCCAACTCCGCTAGCTCTCCGGCTGAAAAGTTGTACCCACGTTTCCACTTCTCAAAATCCGTCGACGATCAGCCAGATAGCTGAGCCTTTCGCCACTGGTTCCAGATGTAATACCCTGCGGCAAGAAAATGACCAACGAGCTCATCCACATCTTTCTTACGTTCTTTATCCGTTGGCAGACCCTTCAGGTACTTTACGAGGTGCTCCTCCGATGGCAACATAGGTCGCGTTTTTAGCCACCGACTAGAATCCATGGGATCCCCGTTCCATGACACCCGGAAAGGGAAATCGCCAtctaacttcctcaccaggaagtAGCGATGCCGATACTCGGGAACCTTATCCTTCAACCCGCCAAGAACCTTGAACTTTTGGTGCGAGAAGGTCACATGCTGTGATCGGGGTCCCTTATTCGAACGAAAGAACTCGCGAAACACCAGCCTAGTAGCTCGATATCCAGCCGATCGACATAGTGAGTAGAAcgccaccatcatcctccacccATTTGGATGGATCTGCCCAGGACACAAGTCGTACTCCTTCAATACCTCCACAAAAAAAGGGGAGAAGAGGTAGCCGCATCCCTGACTCCAACTGCTCCTCATACACAACCAGCTCGTTTGCTCCATCCGTATGAT
The DNA window shown above is from Euphorbia lathyris chromosome 1, ddEupLath1.1, whole genome shotgun sequence and carries:
- the LOC136218152 gene encoding uncharacterized protein, giving the protein MMDRVGDHPEMMKRMDIKIAKFREYVMGLSVHSDMATSDIARAMARVAKVPGEVHRMDGVSKMNLGVETLLALGVAIQNANTVFDMCVNDENLFRDMEQGLRNAVKELETVNGKLATAGELLERREGEIAVLTEQLKVETGGRVELSKKLAHDAEELRSYKVLLKVAILWTHRVKEKVDERARRAVALSDENERLKRELEVARKEARELRAFAGQREEKLIKMDRMMLIAAAHSAGYEVPPEVIFSPNVYDKAAQAKAVEFCGRFKKK